One window of the Natrinema sp. CBA1119 genome contains the following:
- a CDS encoding PaaI family thioesterase, with protein MTDGPDEPSAWPEWASFVEHHGYLSWLDIDVDHLEDGRAVLVIDRNEDFENPTGTEGYDPVHGGIVATLIDTSSAFALRSTLENPSEAFLTTTDLNVSYLRPATGDLRAEAEVLRVGGSTGVTDVTIEGEDGEAAVGRTTYRLFRDGIDG; from the coding sequence ATGACCGACGGACCGGACGAGCCGTCCGCGTGGCCCGAGTGGGCGTCGTTCGTCGAACACCACGGCTACCTGTCGTGGCTCGACATCGACGTCGACCACCTCGAGGACGGACGTGCGGTCCTCGTCATCGATCGAAACGAGGACTTCGAGAACCCCACCGGGACTGAGGGATACGATCCGGTCCACGGCGGGATCGTCGCGACGCTGATCGACACTTCGAGTGCGTTCGCACTCCGAAGCACGTTAGAGAACCCGTCGGAGGCGTTCCTGACGACGACAGACCTCAACGTCTCGTATCTACGGCCGGCGACGGGCGACCTGCGGGCCGAAGCCGAAGTACTTCGCGTCGGCGGCTCGACCGGCGTCACCGACGTGACCATCGAGGGGGAAGACGGCGAGGCTGCCGTCGGCCGGACTACCTACCGACTGTTCCGCGACGGCATCGACGGCTAA
- a CDS encoding HAD family hydrolase codes for MSEDAAADGDATAPDGEWEAVFWDIGGVILSLDSVQAAHADFIADVLERHEVDATVEEAIDTWRSTVGDYFRERDGTEFRSARDGYHRGVEAIVGEVIPRADWQPRFDEVVRASIEPIPGAVEAIERLAERDLHVGVISDVDDAEGRKMLERFGVREQFDSITTSEEVGRTKPDPAMFETALETAGVDPERSLMIGDRYAHDVKGAADMGMHGVAFGADDGPAVSYRIETPTDVLEIVDGDEPRQSENRTRSGEDARDE; via the coding sequence ATGAGCGAGGATGCGGCGGCGGACGGCGACGCAACTGCACCAGACGGCGAGTGGGAAGCCGTCTTCTGGGACATCGGCGGCGTCATCCTCTCACTCGATTCCGTCCAGGCCGCCCACGCCGACTTCATCGCGGACGTGCTCGAGCGCCACGAGGTGGACGCGACGGTCGAGGAGGCCATCGACACCTGGCGGTCGACCGTCGGGGACTACTTCCGCGAGCGCGACGGCACCGAGTTCCGGTCCGCTCGCGACGGCTACCACCGCGGCGTCGAGGCCATCGTCGGCGAGGTGATCCCTCGAGCGGACTGGCAGCCCCGATTCGACGAGGTCGTCCGCGCGTCGATCGAACCGATTCCGGGGGCCGTCGAGGCGATCGAACGGCTCGCCGAACGGGACCTCCACGTCGGCGTCATCAGCGACGTTGACGACGCGGAGGGCCGAAAGATGCTCGAGCGCTTCGGCGTCCGCGAACAGTTCGACTCGATCACCACCTCCGAGGAAGTCGGGCGCACGAAGCCCGATCCCGCCATGTTCGAGACGGCGCTCGAGACGGCCGGCGTCGACCCCGAACGGTCGCTGATGATCGGCGACCGCTACGCTCACGACGTAAAGGGAGCCGCCGACATGGGGATGCACGGCGTCGCCTTCGGGGCCGACGACGGCCCGGCCGTCTCCTACCGGATCGAGACGCCGACGGACGTGCTCGAGATCGTTGATGGAGACGAGCCACGCCAATCGGAAAATCGGACCCGCTCCGGTGAAGACGCGCGAGACGAGTGA
- a CDS encoding carboxymuconolactone decarboxylase family protein, producing MVSTETQAEIAEYLGRVPSWIEALPEPAADHSWGIVRDLELGETELEQREKALVALGAAAAIQCPYCIRFHRAEAELEGVTDAEMSEAIAVTSGVRYFSTVLHGAEVDHDEFATETEAIAEHVEEQRSAAPSDD from the coding sequence ATGGTATCAACCGAAACACAAGCGGAGATAGCGGAGTATCTCGGACGGGTTCCGAGCTGGATCGAGGCGCTGCCGGAGCCGGCCGCGGACCACAGCTGGGGAATCGTTCGGGATCTCGAGCTCGGAGAGACGGAGCTCGAGCAGCGGGAAAAGGCGCTCGTCGCCCTCGGCGCAGCGGCGGCAATCCAGTGTCCGTACTGCATCCGCTTCCACAGAGCGGAAGCGGAACTCGAGGGGGTGACGGACGCGGAGATGTCCGAAGCAATCGCCGTCACGAGCGGCGTGCGCTACTTCTCGACCGTGCTCCACGGGGCGGAGGTCGATCACGACGAGTTCGCGACCGAGACCGAAGCAATCGCCGAGCACGTCGAAGAACAGCGATCCGCGGCACCGAGCGACGACTGA
- a CDS encoding DoxX family protein: MSVGANVFESEIGGVSVRAKAHSLSAWFVLALRLMMGYAFLYSGVTKIAEGGFSAGGYLTHSAATNGNPLADVFAWMGSTPWFVEFANVAVPWGEVLIGLGLLVGALVRLAAFFGALMMLMFYFGNWDMAHGFINGDFAYMLVFLAVAAFGAGRILGLDRLIEAYEIDGQPLLEKYPKLDYILG, from the coding sequence ATGAGTGTCGGTGCGAACGTGTTCGAGAGCGAGATCGGCGGCGTCAGCGTCCGCGCGAAGGCCCACAGCCTGAGCGCGTGGTTCGTGCTCGCGCTACGGCTCATGATGGGTTACGCGTTCCTGTACTCCGGGGTCACGAAGATCGCGGAGGGCGGCTTTAGCGCCGGTGGCTACCTGACCCACAGCGCCGCCACGAACGGTAACCCACTCGCCGACGTGTTCGCCTGGATGGGGTCCACGCCGTGGTTCGTCGAATTCGCGAACGTCGCCGTCCCGTGGGGCGAGGTCCTCATCGGCCTCGGCCTGCTCGTCGGTGCGCTCGTCCGCCTCGCGGCGTTCTTCGGCGCGCTCATGATGCTCATGTTCTACTTCGGGAACTGGGACATGGCTCACGGGTTCATCAACGGTGACTTCGCGTACATGCTCGTGTTCCTCGCCGTCGCCGCCTTCGGTGCCGGCCGGATCCTCGGACTGGACCGGCTCATCGAGGCGTACGAGATCGACGGGCAGCCGCTGCTCGAGAAGTACCCGAAACTCGACTACATCCTCGGGTAA
- a CDS encoding phosphotransferase family protein — protein MSENYYERLVDEDALVAYLGEHLGEVDDYDIARHQEGHSNETLFVTWGDRELVIRRPPPGETADTAHDVLREYRVTNAVADTDVPVPTPVLACEDHDVIGSDFYVMEQLEGDVLREDEPERFAEPDQRERIGEELVDTLAKIHDLDYEEIGLGEFGRPAGYTQRQVDRWGKQLSWAFEVTEDEREVPDLHEVGDWLRDNVPDEHPHTLVHGDYKLDNVMFAPGTPPELIGVFDWEMATLGDPRADLGWMLSYWRDAKDPEPSIPELSTRFMEREGYSSRPELVERWEELTGYEFEHERFYRTLAVYKLAGLGEMFFRRYLEGNSDDPMYPLMEERVPALAARAKRIIEGDEPL, from the coding sequence ATGAGCGAGAACTACTACGAGCGCCTCGTCGACGAGGACGCGCTGGTCGCGTATCTGGGAGAACACCTCGGCGAGGTCGACGACTACGACATTGCCCGCCATCAGGAAGGACACTCGAACGAGACCCTGTTCGTCACCTGGGGCGACCGCGAGCTCGTTATCCGGCGGCCGCCGCCGGGCGAAACCGCCGACACGGCACATGACGTCCTCCGCGAGTACCGCGTGACGAACGCGGTCGCCGACACCGACGTTCCCGTGCCGACCCCGGTGCTCGCCTGCGAAGACCACGACGTCATCGGCAGCGACTTTTACGTGATGGAGCAACTCGAGGGGGACGTCCTCCGCGAGGACGAGCCCGAACGGTTCGCCGAGCCGGACCAGCGCGAGCGGATCGGCGAAGAGCTCGTCGACACGCTGGCGAAAATCCACGACCTGGACTACGAGGAGATCGGTCTCGGCGAGTTCGGCCGCCCCGCCGGCTACACCCAGCGACAGGTCGACCGCTGGGGCAAACAGCTCTCGTGGGCGTTCGAAGTCACCGAGGACGAGCGGGAAGTGCCCGACCTCCACGAGGTCGGCGACTGGCTCCGGGACAACGTTCCCGACGAACACCCCCACACCCTCGTCCACGGCGACTACAAGCTCGACAACGTCATGTTCGCCCCCGGAACGCCGCCGGAACTGATCGGCGTCTTCGACTGGGAGATGGCCACGCTCGGCGATCCGCGCGCCGATCTGGGCTGGATGCTTTCCTACTGGCGCGACGCGAAAGACCCCGAGCCGTCGATTCCCGAACTCTCGACCCGCTTCATGGAGCGAGAGGGCTACTCGAGCCGACCCGAACTGGTCGAGCGCTGGGAGGAGCTGACCGGCTACGAGTTCGAACACGAGCGGTTCTACCGGACACTGGCCGTCTACAAGCTGGCCGGCCTCGGCGAGATGTTCTTCCGGCGCTACCTCGAGGGGAACAGCGACGATCCGATGTACCCGCTGATGGAAGAGCGCGTGCCGGCGCTGGCAGCGCGGGCCAAACGGATCATCGAGGGCGACGAACCGCTGTAG
- a CDS encoding MFS transporter, with product MTRTRLFASLCGLVFLLNLARVIFAPLLDVFITEFAIGEATAGLIVTLAWVGSASLRLPTGWLLTKVSRHHIVVGSGMILAASSAIAATAMTVPQLMGGAFLMGIASGVYFVSANPLLSELFPSRVGHVMGIHGAASQIAAVIAAPFVALTLIVDWRLSLWAIAVGAAVVTAATWIIARNTEMPSAGGADRDFVAGALSEWRLIVTALAIVGAPVFVWQGLFNFYELYMQSKGLSDRMAGMMLTIVFAAGVPAFYFGGDLADRFPKVPYLLGIVGAFAASLLVLTAVDGLFALIAVTAVVGFVIHTLFPATDTYLLDTLPDSTRASAYAVFSSVWMLTQALGSSAVGLFLERGYTYDAVFSGAALLLGGSIVILVLLERRGRLPS from the coding sequence GTGACCCGAACGCGACTCTTCGCCTCTCTCTGTGGCCTCGTCTTTTTGCTCAACCTCGCCAGGGTCATCTTCGCACCGCTGCTGGACGTGTTCATCACCGAATTCGCGATCGGCGAGGCGACCGCCGGACTCATCGTGACGCTCGCGTGGGTCGGGAGCGCCTCCCTTCGTCTGCCGACCGGGTGGCTCCTCACGAAGGTCTCGAGACACCACATCGTGGTCGGGTCGGGGATGATTCTCGCCGCGTCCTCGGCGATCGCTGCGACCGCGATGACCGTCCCACAGCTCATGGGCGGGGCCTTCCTCATGGGCATCGCTTCCGGAGTCTACTTCGTCTCGGCGAATCCGCTGTTGAGCGAACTATTCCCGTCGCGCGTCGGCCACGTTATGGGAATCCACGGGGCTGCCAGCCAGATCGCCGCGGTGATCGCCGCCCCGTTCGTCGCGCTCACGCTCATCGTCGACTGGCGGCTCTCGCTGTGGGCGATCGCCGTCGGCGCAGCAGTAGTGACGGCCGCCACGTGGATTATTGCGAGGAACACCGAGATGCCGAGCGCGGGAGGGGCCGATCGCGACTTCGTCGCCGGTGCGCTCTCGGAGTGGCGGCTCATCGTCACGGCGCTGGCGATCGTCGGCGCGCCCGTCTTCGTCTGGCAGGGCCTGTTCAATTTCTACGAACTGTATATGCAGTCGAAGGGACTTTCTGATCGGATGGCGGGGATGATGCTCACGATCGTCTTCGCTGCCGGCGTTCCCGCGTTCTACTTCGGCGGCGATCTGGCCGACAGGTTCCCGAAGGTTCCCTACCTGCTCGGAATCGTCGGCGCGTTCGCCGCAAGCCTTCTCGTACTGACGGCAGTCGACGGCCTGTTCGCGCTGATCGCGGTCACCGCGGTCGTCGGCTTCGTCATTCACACGCTGTTCCCGGCGACGGACACGTACCTCCTCGATACGTTGCCGGATTCGACGCGGGCGAGCGCCTACGCCGTGTTCAGTTCGGTCTGGATGCTAACGCAGGCGCTCGGTTCGTCCGCCGTGGGTCTCTTCCTCGAGCGCGGCTACACCTACGACGCGGTGTTCAGCGGTGCCGCCCTCCTCCTCGGCGGTTCGATCGTCATTCTCGTCCTCCTCGAGCGACGAGGCAGACTTCCGAGTTGA
- a CDS encoding alpha-hydroxy-acid oxidizing protein, with protein sequence MTPDTPDYGPDRQAEVYLNGMLEDERPEFPVSYEDLEERAREELSEEAFAYVAGGAGSESTVAANDRAFDAWQIVPRIMRDISERDLSVDLFGREYPAPVMLAPIGVQSILHEEAELAVARAASEFGVPMICSSVSSYSMEEVSDELGESPGWFQLYWSSDRDVAASFLERAEDAGYEAVVVTLDTPKMGWRERDIELGYLPFLEAQGLKNYFEDPSFRERLEADPRDDEEAAIASWQACFGDASLTWDDLEWLQAQTDLPIVVKGVLHPDDAREAVERGVDGMVVSNHGGRQVDGAIPALEALPDVVDAVADATAADREVPVLFDSGIRRGSDVIRAIALGADAVLLGRPYALGLGIGGEDGVSAVLENLLADLDLTVGLSGCASLDEIDRSTIRRAER encoded by the coding sequence ATGACACCAGACACTCCCGATTACGGACCGGATCGCCAGGCCGAGGTCTATCTCAACGGAATGCTCGAGGACGAGCGCCCCGAGTTTCCCGTCTCCTACGAGGACCTCGAGGAACGCGCCCGTGAAGAACTCAGCGAGGAGGCGTTCGCCTACGTCGCTGGCGGCGCGGGCTCGGAGTCGACGGTCGCCGCGAACGACCGCGCCTTCGACGCGTGGCAGATCGTCCCCCGAATCATGCGGGACATCTCCGAGCGCGACCTGTCGGTCGACCTCTTCGGCCGCGAGTACCCCGCGCCCGTCATGCTCGCGCCCATCGGCGTCCAGTCGATCCTCCACGAGGAGGCCGAACTGGCCGTCGCCCGCGCGGCCAGCGAGTTCGGAGTGCCGATGATCTGTAGCTCCGTCTCCTCGTACTCGATGGAGGAAGTCAGCGACGAACTCGGCGAGAGCCCCGGCTGGTTTCAGCTCTACTGGAGTTCCGACCGGGACGTGGCGGCCAGCTTCCTCGAGCGCGCCGAGGACGCGGGCTACGAGGCCGTCGTCGTCACGCTCGACACGCCCAAAATGGGGTGGCGAGAGCGCGACATCGAACTCGGCTACCTGCCCTTCCTCGAGGCACAGGGCCTGAAAAACTACTTCGAGGATCCGTCCTTCCGCGAGCGACTCGAGGCGGATCCGCGAGACGACGAGGAGGCCGCGATCGCGTCCTGGCAGGCCTGCTTCGGCGACGCCTCGCTGACATGGGACGACCTCGAGTGGCTTCAGGCCCAGACTGATTTGCCGATCGTCGTCAAGGGCGTCCTGCATCCCGACGACGCTCGCGAGGCGGTCGAACGCGGCGTCGACGGGATGGTCGTCTCGAACCACGGCGGCCGGCAGGTCGACGGCGCGATCCCGGCGCTCGAGGCGCTGCCGGACGTCGTCGACGCGGTCGCGGACGCGACCGCCGCCGACCGCGAGGTTCCCGTCCTCTTCGACAGCGGCATCCGGCGCGGGAGCGACGTGATCCGGGCGATCGCGCTCGGTGCCGACGCGGTCCTACTGGGTCGGCCCTACGCGCTCGGACTCGGAATCGGCGGCGAGGACGGCGTCAGCGCCGTCCTCGAGAACCTGCTCGCCGATCTCGATCTGACGGTCGGGCTCTCGGGGTGTGCGAGCCTCGACGAAATCGACCGGTCGACGATCCGGAGGGCCGAGCGATGA
- a CDS encoding SDR family NAD(P)-dependent oxidoreductase, producing the protein MSTDQFSVDGETAIITGSSSGIGKSIAERFAADGVDVVVCSREQENVDPVAEGINESDSPGRALPVECDVTDREAVDALVEATVEEFGGLDVLVNNAGASFMAQFDEISPNGWKTIVDININGTYHCTHAAAEHLKDGGGSVINLASVAGQRGSPLMSPYGAAKAAVINLTTTLSYEWADDDVRVNCIAPGFVATPGVESQMGVSADSIDREEVARRIGTVEELADVTQFLASPASSYIVGETITVQGVPQISEDRDM; encoded by the coding sequence GTGAGTACGGACCAGTTCAGCGTCGACGGCGAGACCGCCATCATCACGGGCTCCTCGAGCGGCATCGGGAAGTCGATCGCGGAGCGCTTCGCCGCGGACGGCGTCGACGTCGTCGTCTGCTCGCGCGAGCAGGAGAACGTCGATCCGGTCGCCGAGGGAATCAACGAAAGCGACAGTCCCGGCCGGGCGCTGCCGGTCGAGTGCGACGTGACCGACCGCGAGGCCGTCGATGCGCTCGTCGAGGCCACCGTCGAGGAGTTCGGCGGGCTGGACGTGCTGGTCAACAACGCCGGCGCGTCTTTCATGGCCCAGTTCGACGAGATTTCGCCGAACGGCTGGAAGACGATCGTCGACATCAACATCAACGGGACTTATCACTGCACGCACGCCGCTGCGGAGCACCTCAAGGACGGCGGCGGCTCGGTGATCAACCTCGCGAGCGTCGCCGGCCAGCGCGGCTCGCCGCTGATGAGCCCCTACGGCGCGGCCAAGGCCGCCGTGATCAACCTGACGACGACGCTCTCCTACGAGTGGGCCGACGACGACGTCCGCGTCAACTGCATCGCGCCGGGCTTCGTCGCCACGCCGGGCGTCGAGAGCCAGATGGGCGTCTCCGCGGACAGCATCGACCGCGAGGAGGTCGCGCGCCGGATCGGGACCGTCGAGGAACTCGCCGATGTCACGCAGTTCCTCGCCAGCCCCGCCTCGTCGTACATCGTTGGCGAAACGATCACGGTGCAGGGCGTCCCGCAGATTTCCGAAGATCGCGACATGTAA
- a CDS encoding 3-hydroxyacyl-CoA dehydrogenase/enoyl-CoA hydratase family protein, producing the protein MSLDSIDRVAVLGAGNMGHGITEVTAMAGYDVTMRDIKDEFVEDGYESIKWSVEKLEEKELIDESADEVLSRIDITTDLEEAVGDADLVIEAAPEDLDLKHDIFTSLEEYTSEDTLLATNTSSLPISDIAEAVDTPERVLGLHFFNPPVKMDLVEVIYGEDTSDEAAEAGYEWVESIGKTPIYVRKDVRGFVVNTIVGPFGGEPAWMVSNGEVTIRQADATMVHERGYPMGPFELGDLTGIDVGYHVRKEGGSPIPPITEEKVEADELGQKTGKGFYDYEDGDGADYEPEDAGGFDWLRVEARMINRAAFLVGEDVATPEEVDTGVQLGLGFPEGICRRADKIGLDEVLEKLETLYEETGSDRFEPHPYLEQLVEEGKTGEDAGAGFYDYGDDELGPFHDLNYELEDGVLSVELDRPSRMNALSEDLLNEIDELFSSVDTDEVRCATIEGAGDQAFCAGADVSGFSDANPTDLMDVTPAFETVNDFERPVLAKIDGFCLGGGLELALACDLRVATDRSSFGTPEISLGLIPGGGGTQRLTRILGETRAKELVFRGNHIDADRAEEWGLINRSVERDEFDDTVEEFVSDLAGGPPIGLKIAKKVMNEGEDASMEAALAMESQGFGLLTSTEDVLEGTAAFAEDRDPEFEGK; encoded by the coding sequence ATGTCACTGGACAGCATCGACCGCGTTGCAGTGCTGGGCGCGGGGAACATGGGGCACGGAATCACCGAAGTAACGGCCATGGCCGGCTACGATGTCACGATGCGGGACATCAAAGACGAGTTCGTCGAGGACGGCTACGAGTCGATCAAGTGGAGCGTCGAGAAACTCGAGGAGAAAGAACTCATCGACGAGTCGGCCGACGAGGTCCTCTCGCGGATCGATATCACGACGGATCTCGAGGAGGCCGTCGGCGACGCCGACCTCGTGATCGAGGCCGCACCCGAGGACCTCGATCTGAAACACGACATCTTCACCTCCCTCGAGGAGTACACCAGCGAGGACACGCTGCTGGCGACGAACACCTCGAGTCTTCCGATCTCGGACATCGCGGAGGCTGTGGACACGCCCGAGCGCGTGCTCGGACTGCACTTTTTCAACCCGCCGGTCAAGATGGACCTCGTCGAGGTCATCTACGGCGAGGACACCAGCGACGAGGCCGCCGAAGCGGGATACGAGTGGGTCGAGTCCATCGGCAAGACGCCGATCTACGTCCGCAAGGACGTCCGCGGCTTCGTCGTCAACACCATCGTCGGCCCCTTCGGCGGCGAGCCCGCCTGGATGGTCTCGAACGGCGAGGTCACCATCCGGCAGGCCGACGCCACCATGGTCCACGAACGGGGCTACCCGATGGGGCCATTCGAACTCGGCGATCTCACCGGCATCGACGTGGGCTACCACGTCCGCAAGGAGGGCGGCAGTCCGATCCCGCCGATCACGGAAGAGAAGGTCGAGGCCGACGAACTCGGCCAGAAGACCGGCAAGGGCTTTTACGACTACGAGGACGGCGACGGCGCCGACTACGAACCCGAGGACGCGGGCGGCTTCGACTGGCTCCGCGTCGAGGCCCGCATGATCAACCGCGCGGCTTTCCTCGTCGGTGAGGACGTCGCGACGCCCGAAGAGGTCGACACCGGCGTCCAGCTCGGACTCGGCTTCCCCGAGGGCATCTGCCGACGAGCCGACAAGATCGGCCTCGACGAGGTCCTCGAGAAGCTCGAGACCCTCTACGAGGAGACGGGTTCCGACCGCTTCGAGCCCCATCCCTACCTCGAGCAGCTCGTCGAGGAAGGCAAGACCGGCGAGGACGCCGGTGCCGGCTTTTATGACTACGGCGACGACGAACTCGGCCCCTTCCACGACCTGAACTACGAACTCGAGGACGGCGTTCTCTCCGTCGAACTCGACCGCCCGTCGCGGATGAACGCGCTCTCGGAGGACCTGCTCAACGAAATCGACGAGCTGTTCTCCTCGGTCGACACCGACGAGGTCCGGTGTGCGACGATCGAAGGCGCGGGCGACCAGGCGTTCTGTGCCGGCGCGGACGTCTCCGGCTTCAGCGACGCGAACCCGACCGACCTGATGGACGTGACGCCCGCCTTCGAGACGGTCAACGACTTCGAACGCCCCGTCCTCGCGAAGATCGACGGCTTCTGTCTCGGCGGCGGCCTCGAGCTCGCGCTGGCCTGTGACCTGCGCGTCGCGACCGACCGCTCGTCCTTCGGCACGCCGGAGATCAGCCTCGGCCTGATCCCCGGCGGCGGCGGCACGCAGCGACTCACCCGCATCCTCGGCGAGACCCGCGCGAAAGAACTGGTCTTCCGAGGCAACCACATCGACGCCGACCGCGCCGAAGAGTGGGGCCTCATCAACCGTTCAGTCGAGCGCGACGAGTTCGACGACACCGTTGAGGAGTTCGTCTCCGACCTCGCCGGCGGTCCGCCGATCGGCCTCAAGATCGCCAAGAAGGTCATGAACGAGGGCGAGGACGCGAGCATGGAAGCCGCACTCGCCATGGAGAGCCAGGGCTTCGGACTCCTGACGAGCACGGAGGACGTCCTGGAAGGGACCGCGGCCTTCGCGGAGGATCGCGACCCCGAGTTCGAGGGCAAGTAA
- a CDS encoding alpha/beta fold hydrolase → MVDHETWSDEQSTATVSVDGRDLEVAYHDTGPDEGEGEGPPVVFVHGIPTWSFLWRDIVPPVAEDRRTIALDMVGYGNSAMSDDFDRSIRAQEEMLEALLADLAIGRIALVAHDIGGGVALRFAAHNPDVVERLVLSNAVCYDSWPVEFVSNLGLPSTANLEREELEGRLDSAFVEGAYGEADPEFVDGMKAPWLTDEGHVSLVRDAVATNTNHTTEIDYEAITAETLLLWGEDDVMQPYAYAERLAEDISDATLAPLSDAYHWVPEDRSDAYADRLREFLSGTEV, encoded by the coding sequence ATGGTCGATCACGAGACCTGGAGCGACGAGCAGTCGACGGCGACCGTCTCGGTCGATGGCCGCGATCTCGAGGTGGCGTACCACGACACCGGTCCTGACGAGGGCGAGGGCGAGGGCCCGCCGGTCGTCTTCGTCCACGGCATCCCGACTTGGTCGTTCCTCTGGCGGGATATCGTGCCGCCGGTCGCCGAGGATCGACGCACGATCGCGCTCGATATGGTCGGCTACGGCAACTCCGCGATGAGCGACGACTTCGACCGCTCGATTCGCGCACAAGAAGAGATGCTCGAGGCCCTGCTCGCGGACCTCGCTATCGGTCGAATCGCGCTCGTCGCCCACGACATCGGCGGCGGCGTCGCCCTGCGCTTCGCCGCGCACAATCCCGATGTGGTTGAGCGACTCGTCCTCTCGAATGCGGTCTGTTATGACTCCTGGCCGGTCGAGTTCGTCTCGAATCTGGGTCTTCCGTCGACGGCCAATCTCGAGCGCGAGGAACTCGAGGGGCGCCTCGATTCGGCGTTCGTCGAGGGCGCTTACGGCGAGGCCGATCCCGAGTTCGTCGACGGGATGAAAGCGCCGTGGCTGACCGACGAGGGCCACGTCTCGCTGGTCCGCGACGCCGTCGCGACGAACACCAACCACACGACCGAGATCGACTACGAGGCGATCACCGCGGAGACGCTACTGCTGTGGGGCGAAGACGACGTGATGCAGCCCTACGCCTACGCCGAACGATTGGCCGAGGATATCTCGGACGCGACACTCGCGCCGCTGTCGGACGCCTACCACTGGGTGCCCGAGGATCGATCCGACGCCTACGCCGACCGCCTCCGCGAGTTCCTGTCCGGAACGGAAGTGTAA
- a CDS encoding Lrp/AsnC family transcriptional regulator yields the protein MSGDPPTWDFKDRDIAILCELSNDPQLSSRELTQVLEEEYDIDVSHVTVSESIRRMRDEGVFREAIIPNEEYYIFALFEFKFNPENFAESWRDAMEYIKADKHTLFFFLSDGEYQWKTVMMFRDRQEVSQWIHECYTEYGDVIANIRNSAVHNVLKFQTDPRIYEDLRNERNER from the coding sequence ATGAGTGGTGACCCACCAACCTGGGATTTCAAAGATCGCGACATCGCGATCCTCTGTGAACTCTCGAACGATCCGCAGTTGTCCTCTCGGGAACTCACGCAGGTGCTCGAGGAGGAGTACGATATCGACGTCTCCCACGTCACCGTCAGCGAGTCGATCCGACGGATGCGCGACGAGGGCGTCTTCCGCGAGGCGATCATTCCCAACGAGGAGTACTACATCTTCGCGCTGTTCGAGTTCAAGTTCAATCCCGAGAACTTCGCCGAGAGCTGGCGCGACGCGATGGAGTACATCAAGGCGGACAAACACACCCTGTTCTTCTTCCTCTCGGACGGGGAGTACCAGTGGAAGACCGTGATGATGTTCCGCGATCGCCAGGAGGTCTCCCAGTGGATCCACGAGTGCTACACCGAATACGGCGACGTCATCGCGAACATCCGCAACTCGGCGGTTCACAACGTCCTCAAGTTCCAGACCGATCCGCGGATCTACGAGGACCTCCGAAACGAACGCAACGAGCGGTAA